The Hydrogenobacter sp. T-2 region AGTCGTTGTCTCCAAAGAGTAGCTCCGATATGGCTACAGTATCATTTTCGTTTATAACGGGCACTATGTCAAGGGATAGCATACTGTTTAGGGCGTTTTTTGCGTTCTCAAACCTCTCCCTGTCCTTGAATATGTCTGCGGTAAGAAGAGCCTGACCTACCGTAAGCCCATAGTTGGAAAAGACCATGTCATATAGGTGCATAAGGTAAGCCTGTCCTACTCCTGCGACCGCCTGCTTTGTGCCTAAGTCCGTGGGTCTATGGGAAAGTTTTAGCTTTTTTACTCCACAGAGCACCGCACCCGAAGACACTATAAGGGTCTTATAACCCATATCCCTTAGCTTTTTTAAATCCCTTGCGAGCTTTGAGAGGAAGCTAAGGTCTATATCCCCTTCTTGGGTCTGTATGAGGTTTGAACCTATCTTCACCAAAAGAACCATTGGGTGTTATATTTTAAAGCATGCTTATCATAGTGGGTCCCTGCGTCATAGAAAGCGAAAAGGTGGTAATGCAAACCGCAGAGCATATAAAAAGGCTTTCAGAAGAGTTCACAGACTTTGAGTTTGTTTTCAAGTCCTCCTTTGACAAGGCTAACAGAAGCTCTCACAGGTCTTTTAGAGGTCCTGGGCTTGAGGCTGGCTTAAGGGTTTTACAGAGGGTAAAGGAAGAGTTTGGTCTGAAGATAACCACTGACGTGCATGAAACTTGGCAGGTAAAGCCTACCGCAGAGGTGGTAGACATAGTGCAGATCCCTGCCTTTTTGTGTAGGCAGACAGACCTTATCTTGGAGGCTGGCAGAAGTGGAAAGCCTGTTAACGTGAAAAAGGGCCAGTTCCTTGCACCCTGGGATGCGAAAAACATTGTGGAAAAGCTCAAGTTTGCAGGGGCTGTGGACTACCACATAACGGAAAGGGGTGTGAGCTTTGGATACAA contains the following coding sequences:
- the kdsA gene encoding 3-deoxy-8-phosphooctulonate synthase, yielding MLIIVGPCVIESEKVVMQTAEHIKRLSEEFTDFEFVFKSSFDKANRSSHRSFRGPGLEAGLRVLQRVKEEFGLKITTDVHETWQVKPTAEVVDIVQIPAFLCRQTDLILEAGRSGKPVNVKKGQFLAPWDAKNIVEKLKFAGAVDYHITERGVSFGYNNLVVDFRSLVIMREFTKVIFDATHSVQLPGGAGDRSAGQREFVLPLIRAATAVGVDGLFMETHPDPDKALSDGPNMIPLSQLREVLETVQRILSAVPSTSRG